A genomic stretch from Tenrec ecaudatus isolate mTenEca1 chromosome X, mTenEca1.hap1, whole genome shotgun sequence includes:
- the LOC142434280 gene encoding ubiquitin-conjugating enzyme E2 D2-like isoform X2: MTRDPPAQCSAGPVGDDMFHWQGTIMGPANSPYQGGIFFLSIYFPTDYPYHPPEITFTTRIYHPNISKRGNICLDILKSEWSPALTIAKVLLSICSLLCDPNPDDPVVPSIAKTYKTDREKFDKLAKKYTHKYAM, from the coding sequence ATGACCCGTGATCCCCCAGCTCAATGCTCAGCAGGTCCGGTAGGGGATGATATGTTCCACTGGCAAGGGACAATCATGGGACCAGCCAACAGTCCCTATCAGGGTGGAATCTTCTTCCTGTCAATTTACTTCCCGACTGATTACCCGTATCACCCACCTGAAATTACCTTCACTACGCGAATTTACCATCCGAACATCAGCAAAAGGGGCAACATATGTCTGGACATCCTGAAATCTGAATGGTCGCCAGCACTTACCATCGCAAAGGTTCTATTATCCATCTGTTCCTTGCTGTGTGACCCGAATCCCGACGATCCGGTGGTCCCATCTATTGCAAAGACCTACAAGACGGATAGGGAAAAGTTTGACAAACTGGCCAAAAAATATACACACAAATATGCCATGTAA
- the LOC142434280 gene encoding ubiquitin-conjugating enzyme E2-17 kDa-like isoform X1, translating to MTPNSPYQGGIFFLSIYFPTDYPYHPPEITFTTRIYHPNISKRGNICLDILKSEWSPALTIAKVLLSICSLLCDPNPDDPVVPSIAKTYKTDREKFDKLAKKYTHKYAM from the exons ATGACCC CCAACAGTCCCTATCAGGGTGGAATCTTCTTCCTGTCAATTTACTTCCCGACTGATTACCCGTATCACCCACCTGAAATTACCTTCACTACGCGAATTTACCATCCGAACATCAGCAAAAGGGGCAACATATGTCTGGACATCCTGAAATCTGAATGGTCGCCAGCACTTACCATCGCAAAGGTTCTATTATCCATCTGTTCCTTGCTGTGTGACCCGAATCCCGACGATCCGGTGGTCCCATCTATTGCAAAGACCTACAAGACGGATAGGGAAAAGTTTGACAAACTGGCCAAAAAATATACACACAAATATGCCATGTAA